From one Lycium barbarum isolate Lr01 chromosome 6, ASM1917538v2, whole genome shotgun sequence genomic stretch:
- the LOC132599116 gene encoding extra-large guanine nucleotide-binding protein 1-like, which yields MATILKSFFPVSSSRKEDNHDNEFNVEYSFAEEYNGPPVSYDIPQVVPVDVHRIPTASVVSTTAVLSKNLSLPIIEPIVKSSDPQSIKNQKSKESDLESECVENDHAYRVSDGIESSGTLGFSDSHDHSRELSGSSDECKEEVLSHPNPIGLESEEPILSSPDISSEVLSCHEVEDYADEVSVNQGSRPNVVTFREIHSSDVTTDSDDEEPGMVPEKPIVSSDSKKCYRCHKGNRFTQREVCIACGAKYCINCVLRAMGAMPEGRKCITCIGYRINESKRDSLGKCSTMLKRLLSKWQMDEIMKLEKSCQANQLPPHLVSVNGKCLSLRELVDLQSCAYPPKKLRPGKYWYDKVSGFWGKEGHKPCQIISPQLAVGDTIKRDASKGSTKILINNREITQVELYMLRLAGINCEGSVCFWLSADGECQEEGMNNVVGKIWDRTTHKLLCSALRLPIPPVSKNSSGEEVGRGFGVGDSCNADNKKLKLLLAGCDQSGTSTLFKQAKIIYRVPFSEEEHQNITYTIQRNLYRYIAILLEGRERFEEEYRVEMRKKRLDEPGPSVLPDLIEEENVYSINPRLKNFSDWLLQAMMLGNLEAIFPAATREYAAVVEELWKHTAFQATYQRRNELEMLPRVANYFLDHAVEISKADYNPSDMDKLYAEGITSSNGVACMDFSFPNPPKDSYMEAVDQYPSSMRYQLIRVHASCVAKNCKWLEMFEDVDLVIFCVSLTEYTEYLEDYNGVCTNKMMESKKLFKNIVSHPAFAQKHCLLLLNKFDILEEIIERAPLSECEWFQDFNPVISRHPDSKTSNNNPSLAQRAYHFIAVQFKRLYRSITDRKLYVAHVTALEADSVDEALKYMREILKWDEERRKVMRDWTTESAEASTTLDASTTI from the exons ATGGCAACAATCTTGAAAAGTTTTTTCCCTGTTTCTTCCTCAAGAAAGGAGGATAATCATGACAACGAATTTAATGTAGAATACTCCTTTGCTGAGGAGTATAATGGTCCTCCAGTTAGTTATGATATTCCTCAGGTAGTTCCCGTTGATGTACACCGGATTCCAACTGCCTCAGTAGTTTCTACAACTGCTGTTTTGAGTAAAAATTTGTCACTACCAATTATTGAACCAATTGTTAAGAGTAGTGATCCCCAATCAATCAAGAATCAAAAGTCAAAAGAGTCAGATTTAGAATCAGAATGTGTTGAGAATGATCATGCCTATAGAGTATCAGATGGAATTGAAAGTTCTGGTACCTTAGGATTTTCTGATAGTCATGATCATTCCCGTGAGCTGTCAGGAAGTTCGGATGAATGCAAGGAAGAAGTATTAAGTCATCCGAACCCCATTGGCTTAGAATCTGAGGAACCAATTTTGAGCTCTCCAGATATTTCCTCAGAAGTATTGTCTTGTCATGAGGTGGAAGATTATGCTGATGAGGTTTCTGTCAACCAAGGTAGCAGACCAAATGTTGTAACTTTCCGGGAAATTCATTCAAGTGATGTTACTACTGACAGTGATGACGAGGAGCCAGGAATGGTTCCTGAAAAACCTATTGTAAGCAGTGACTCAAAGAAGTGTTATCGGTGTCATAAAGGGAATCGATTCACTCAGAGGGAAGTATGCATAGCTTGTGGTGCAAAGTATTGTATCAATTGTGTGTTGAGAGCAATGGGGGCAATGCCGGAAGGAAGGAAATGTATTACTTGCATTGGTTACCGTATTAATGAATCAAAACGAGATTCTTTAGGTAAGTGTTCTACAATGCTTAAGAGGCTGCTGAGTAAATGGCAAATGGATGAGATTATGAAATTGGAGAAGTCATGTCAAGCTAATCAACTTCCACCCCATCTCGTGAGCGTAAATGGTAAATGTCTTTCCCTTAGAGAGTTGGTTGACTTGCAAAGCTGTGCATATCCGCCAAAGAAGTTGAGACCAGGGAAGTACTGGTATGACAAGGTGTCTGGATTCTGGGGAAAG GAGGGACATAAGCCTTGTCAGATAATTTCTCCCCAACTAGCTGTTGGTGATACAATTAAGAGAGATGCTAGCAAGGGAAGCACAAAAATTCTGATAAACAATCGGGAAATTACGCAAGTAGAGCTGTATATGTTGAGG CTAGCAGGAATAAACTGTGAAGGAAGCGTTTGCTTTTGGCTCAGTGCTGATGGAGAATGCCAGGAAGAGGGTATGAACAATGTGGTTGGAAAAATATGGGACAGG ACTACACACAAGCTGCTTTGCTCTGCTTTGAGATTGCCTATTCCTCCCGTGTCTAAGAATTCTTCCGGTGAAGAAGTTGGAAGGGGATTTGGTGTAGGTGACTCGTGCAATGCAGATAACAAAAAACTGAAACTACTTCTTGCTGGTTGTGATCAATCGGGAACAAGTACTCTGTTCAAACAG GCCAAAATTATATATCGCGTTCCTTTCTCTGAAGAAGAGCATCAGAACATTACATACACGATCCAGAGAAATTTGTACAGATATATTGCTATACTCCTCGAAGGGCGTGAAAGATTTGAAGAGGAATACCGTGTTGAAATGAGGAAAAAACGGCTTGATGAACCTGGACCTTCAG TGCTTCCAGACCTGATTGAAGAAGAGAATGTCTATTCGATCAACCCCAGACTGAAAAACTTTTCCGATTGGCTTCTTCAAGCTATGATGTTGGGAAATTTGGAGGCCATTTTTCCTGCTGCTACTCGAGAGTACGCAGCTGTAGTTGAGGAGTTGTGGAAGCATACAGCATTTCAGGCCACATATCAGCGGAGAAATGAGTTAGAAATGCTTCCGAGAGTTGCCAATTATTTCTTAGATCAT GCTGTTGAGATTTCAAAGGCTGACTACAACCCTTCTGATATGGATAAGTTATATGCTGAGGGAATTACTTCTTCCAATGGGGTAGCGTGCATGGACTTTTCGTTCCCTAATCCACCTAAGGATAGTTATATGGAGGCAGTTGATCAGTATCCTTCCTCAATGAG GTACCAACTAATAAGAGTGCACGCGAGCTGCGTTGCGAAAAACTGCAAGTGGTTGGAGATGTTTGAAGATGTTGACCTTGTTATCTTTTGCGTTTCCTTGACGGAGTACACTGAGTATTTGGAAGACTACAATGGAGTTTGCACAAACAAGATGATGGAAAGCAAGAAGCTCTTTAAAAACATCGTCAGTCATCCAGCTTTTGCCCAGAAACATTGCCTCTTATTACTCAACAAGTTCGACATATTAGAGGAAATAATTGAACGGGCTCCCCTTTCTGAATGTGAATGGTTTCAGGATTTCAATCCAGTGATCAGTCGTCATCCCGACAGCAAAACCAGCAACAACAACCCGTCGTTGGCTCAACGTGCTTATCATTTCATAGCTGTGCAGTTTAAACGATTATATCGTTCCATAACAGACCGAAAGTTGTATGTTGCACATGTAACTGCTTT